A part of Perca fluviatilis chromosome 15, GENO_Pfluv_1.0, whole genome shotgun sequence genomic DNA contains:
- the fkbp10a gene encoding peptidyl-prolyl cis-trans isomerase FKBP10 — protein sequence MDLIILTVLVCLHVTLVTVNCNPGPLEDVVIDRYDIPKICPREVQTEDFIRYHFNGTFSTDGKKFDSSHDRGKAFISQVGLGRLITGMDRGLLSMCVNERRRITIPPHLAYGSIGTGGVIPPDAVLVYDILLLDIWNTQDKVQIRTLSKPASCNRTTVASDFVRYHYNGTLLSGAAFGSSHSKNSTYDTYLGQGDLIKGMEEGLLGMCVGERRIIIVPPFLAYGETGQGTQVPPQATLVFQVLLVDVFNPKDDLVVEVKEVPEGCIRRTVTGDYIRYHYNGTFQDGTAFDSSYKRNSTYNTYIGKGYVIQGMDKALHGLCIGEKRKITIPPHMAYGQEGVGDLIPSSAVLVFHIHVIDFHNPEDPVDIKSTYKPQDCKVTSEADDLIQYRYNCSMMDGTLLYSSDHYDSPSITTLGANKVILGLEKGLSGMCVGERREVVVPPHWGHGENGAGGVPRSAVLFFELELVELQKGVPEGYMFVWLGDGPNPLFPAMDLNGDKEVPLEEFSAFIMLQVEEGKGRLLPGFDADSIIKDMFNNQDRNEDGKIVEYELKLKVDDEPEQVKRDEL from the exons ATGGATTTGATAATATTAACGGTTTTAGTTTGCCTTCATGTAACGTTAGTTACTGTGAATTGCAACCCGGGGCCGTTAGAGGATGTAGTGATCGATCGATACGATATACCGAAAATTTGTCCTCGAGAAGTGCAAACAGAAGATTTTATCCGTTATCATTTTAACGGTACCTTCTCTACAGACGGGAAAAAGTTTGACTCCAG TCATGATCGAGGCAAAGCCTTCATCAGCCAGGTCGGCCTGGGCAGACTCATCACAGGGATGGACCGCGGgctcctgagcatgtgtgtcaATGAACGCAGGAGGATCACAATCCCACCACACCTGGCCTATGGAAGCATCGGAACAG GTGGTGTAATTCCTCCTGACGCTGTGTTAGTGTATGATATTCTCCTGCTGGACATATGGAACACCCAGGACAAGGTCCAGATTCGCACACTCAGCAAACCTGCAAGCTGCAACCGCACCACTGTGGCATCGGATTTCGTCCGTTACCACTATAACGGCACCCTGCTGTCTGGTGCAGCTTTCGGTTCCAG TCACTCGAAGAATTCAACCTATGACACCTACTTGGGACAGGGCGACCTCATCAAAGGCATGGAAGAGGGTCTTTTGGGCATGTGTGTCGGGGAGAGAAGGATCATCATTGTCCCACCCTTCCTGGCATATGGAGAGACTGGCCAAG GAACTCAGGTCCCTCCTCAGGCTACGCTGGTGTTCCAGGTGCTGCTGGTTGATGTGTTCAACCCTAAGGATGACCTAGTTGTGGAGGTGAAGGAGGTGCCTGAAGGCTGCATCCGCAGGACGGTGACTGGAGATTACATCCGCTACCACTACAATGGTACCTTCCAGGACGGCACAGCCTTTGACTCAAG CTACAAGCGAAACAGCACCTATAACACTTACATCGGCAAGGGATATGTGATCCAAGGGATGGACAAAGCCCTGCATGGGCTGTGCataggagagaagagaaagattACCATCCCTCCTCACATGGCGTATGGCCAAGAAGGAGTTG GAGACCTCATTCCTAGCTCTGCCGTGCTGGTCTTTCACATTCACGTCATTGATTTCCACAACCCCGAGGACCCAGTCGACATTAAATCTACCTACAAGCCTCAGGATTGCAAAGTGACCAGTGAAGCTGACGATTTGATTCAGTATCGTTATAACTGCTCCATGATGGACGGCACCCTGCTGTACTCCTC GGACCACTACGACTCACCTTCCATCACGACTCTTGGAGCGAATAAGGTGATCCTGGGTTTGGAGAAAGGTTTGAGTGGCATGTGTGTGGGCGAGAGGAGGGAGGTGGTCGTTCCACCACACTGGGGACATGGTGAAAATGGAG CTGGAGGAGTTCCCAGGAGTGCAGTGCTCTTCTTTGAGCTGGAGTTAGTGGAGCTGCAGAAGGGTGTGCCTGAAGGCTATATGTTTGTGTGGCTGGGAGATGGCCCTAATCCCCTCTTTCCTGCTATGGACCTCAATGGTGACAAAGAGGTACCTCTAGAGGAG TTTTCAGCCTTCATCATGCTCCAAGTTGAGGAGGGCAAAGGTCGTCTTCTGCCAGGGTTTGATGCCGACAGCATCATTAAGGACATGTTTAATAACCAGGACCGCAATGAAGATGGGAAGATTGTTGAATATGAACTGAAACTCAAGGTGGATGACGAGCCTGAACAAGTGAAACGAGATGAGCTGTAA